A single region of the Silene latifolia isolate original U9 population chromosome 8, ASM4854445v1, whole genome shotgun sequence genome encodes:
- the LOC141595474 gene encoding protein FAR-RED IMPAIRED RESPONSE 1-like, producing the protein MAVNRPGFFFDYDVDSDGSLSKAIWANGIARRNYSVFGDAVSFDLSYSTNKYDMPFTPFTGVDHHKRSVTFCGALVAHEDADSFQWVFSRFLAAMGGKEPKYIITDQDPSILKAVPIVFKTARHRYCMWHIMNKVPSNFGVTREGYSEFVRKLNVIIWDEDIEATEFDAKQKEIGPEHTVNNIDWLKEIYAKRKHWVMAHSIKVHGAQVYSHKVFEEFQEEVKYSIDTCKSRGFFEADSLEVTTVRDANRDRNYQVMYCQDTCKATCSCRMLERKSIICRHVIWIYSSNGVKKIPELCVVNRWCKDAIRTKMFDCNGEAAEDVDIIDGKQIAMSVMWSEIHQTVAMLMGKLKPDVDNFCSVIREFKEKLSPYGSPMNKQQQLEKMLGCFASLEITILPPKQSKNKGSGKRMLSLKAKAVALASKPNCMYKNCK; encoded by the exons ATGGCTGTTAATAGGCCAGGGTTCTTTtttgactatgatgttgattcTGATGGTAGTCTGAGTAAAGCTATATGGGCCAACGGTATCGCTCGAAGGAACTACTCTGTTTTTGGTGATGCAGTGTCGTTCGATCTATCgtattccaccaataagtatgaTATGCCCTTCACACCTTTTACAGGGGTAGATCACCATAAACGATCAGTCACGTTCTGTGGCGCGCTGGTTGCTCATGAAGACGCGGATTCGTTTCAATGGGTTTTCAGCCGCTTCTTGGCTGCGATGGGTGGGAAGGAGCCTAAGTATATTATCACCGATCAGGATCCTAGTATTCTTAAAGCGGTACCCATCGTGTTCAAGACAGCGCGCCACCgatattgtatgtggcatatcatgaacaaaGTGCCAAGCAACTTTGGAGTGACAAGAGAAGGTTATTCTGAATTTGTAAGGAAATTGAATGTCATTATATGGGATGAAGACATTGAAGCGACAGAGTTCGATGCAAAACAGAAAGAAATAGGACCAGAACACACAGTTAATAACATTGATTGGCTTAAAGAAATTTATGCTAAAAGGAAGCATTGGGTTATGGCACATT CTATCAAGGTGCACGGGGCACAAGTGTACAGTCATAAAGTATTTGAGGAATTTCAAGAAGAGGTCAAGTACTCAATCGATACTTGTAAAAGCAGGGGTTTTTTTGAGGCAGACTCTTTAGAGGTGACAACTGTAAGAGATGCAAACAGGGACAGAAATTACCAGGTTATGTACTGCCAAG ATACATGTAAAGCAACTTGTAGCTGCAGAATGCTTGAAAGAAAAAGCATTATATGCCGGCATGTAATATGGATTTACTCATCAAACGGAGTGAAGAAAATTCCAGAACTGTGTGTTGTTAACAGATGGTGCAAAGATGCAATCCGCACGAAAATGTTCGATTGTAATGGGGAAGCAGCTGAGGACGttgatataatagatggaaaaCAGATTGCGATGTCAGTAATGTGGTCAGAGATTCATCAGACAGTTGCTATGCTCATGGGCAAATTGAAGCCGGATGTCGACAACTTTTGTAGTGTAATTAGAGAGTTTAAGGAGAAACTATCACCCTATGGATCACCAATGAATAAACAACAACAGTTGGAGAAAATGCTTGGTTGTTTTGCTAGTCTGGAGATAACCATTTTGCCGCCTAAGCAATCAAAAAACAAGGGAAGTGGAAAGAGAATGTTGTCGCTTAAGGCAAAAGCAGTCGCCTTAGCAAGCAAGCCAAATTGCATGTATAAAAATTGCAAGTGA